From the genome of Lutra lutra chromosome 8, mLutLut1.2, whole genome shotgun sequence:
TTTTTAACGGCCTTCCAGCTCTTTGTTACTCAGAGCCCAGCCTCCTGTGGAAGGAGACAaccaagggagaaaagaaggtcTTGCCTGTAGGCGCAGGGCTGCTGTTGACTGGGGAGGGACCGTAGGGCCTTGCTGCTAGCGCCGCTGCCAGCGGACGAGCTAGATGCTGAGCTGTCCTGATGTCATTTGTCCGCATTTGGAGGAGCCACTGAAGCGTTGCTCATTTATCACCTCCGACACTAAaagttgctgggggctggggctggagagtCCAGATTCCAGGAGGTACGGGGACTTGGGTCTCCCTCTGGTTAACAAGCTCTCCGGCCTCAGACCGAGAGTGTCGAGGCCATGCAAACCTTTAGGCCTCAAGGTCACGTCCAGGAGCTGTCCTCGTGGATTTATTCTGAGTGAAGCTATGAATTAAAATGGTGTTGAACAGAGGACTCACAAGAATAGGAATCAGAGccaagggggaagggaagggaatacCGTGGCCACGTTGAACCAGATATTCTTACGAAAGGGACTGAGAGAAGCTGGCACTCTTGAGTCACAGCCACAGCGGGTGAGTGTGACGGCAGATTCAGGGGGGACGCAGGTGCCCTGCAGCCACCACCAGGGAACCAGTCTGAGATCTGGTCCCAGGGCCTCAGGGCACGGGTGGACTCACCAGAGGCTTCGGGCACATCTGATGCTCAGcagttttcctcttctggaaGAGGAGCTTCATAATCCTTATGTCTTGGAGTGGTTGCTAGGATTATAGGCGCTGGTGTGTGGGAAACGCTTAGCTTGCTACTTGACACCTGCTTTATGCTCGGTAACCATGAGCTGCTGCAGGCGGGGAGGAGACAGCCGAAGCAGGGGCTGCgggtgggcagagcagggggGGGAGCGTGGGTGGGATTTAGAAGACCATCAGGTCAAGTACTTCTAAAATCCAGCTGTCACCGGGATTGCCTGGGCAACTTCCACTCTTATGCTGGACACACAGCTGGACTAAACTTTGAAGAGCGGACCCCACCTTAGCAAGGGCCCACAGCCCCGAatgccttcccaccagcagccAGTAAGCGAGGCCTTTCCTTCCCCGAGAAGTCCGTGTGCGCCTGTCATCCTTACCTGTCCCTGCATGTATTGGTCTGGAATTAGTGACAGGAAGTACCTCCGAGCCGGCAGGAGCCCGTGCAGAGCTCCTCTAGGAAGGAAGGGCTCCCCACCCTCAGCTCTGTTGCTGCCTCTGTTTCTCCTGGGAACGCACTTGACTTCCCCGTCCACACTGCAGTCAGCCGTCTGGACACCCGGGGCCGGTGGCCGTGTGCGTGTCCGCTCCGGGAGTGCGAACGCATCCTGGGCTCCCACGCCAGCTTGGGCCCCAGGGCCAGAGCTCTCCTCACCGCCCAGGGACAGCTACTTCTAGCAGTGAAGCCTCACAGACCAGCCTTTGTCCTTGGTGACTTGTTTGTTTCAAAACTCCGGGCAGGAATCCATCCCCACGTTCCTCTCTCTCCAGAGAGCCAGTGCAGCCAGCACTGGAAGGACCTGGAAGGAGTTTATCGTCTCGGAAGCAGTTCTGTGTCATCCCcgtgcttcccctccctcccaagtCCCCACTCCCTCAGGCTCAAGGTGCTCAAACAGAAGGGAATCCCGCTAAGTGTGTTGTGCTCCATGCCAGCTCCGGGGCTGGCACGGGCCGCTGGGAGGCAAGGCTTTGTTATGCGGCGTTAACCAGGAAGGTCTGTCCATCCCCACGAACACGGGGATGGGTCCCTCGCAGTGGGTTGGTGCGTGGGTCCGTTCCAGTCAGATGTTTGCAGAGAGGCTGGCCACCTGCAGGCCGTCCCCGTCCATCCGCCCAGTCCTGGCAGCCACAGCCTCATTTCTCCTGGGGCCGAAACTGTTTGAAGATATATTCACTCATTTGGTTCTTCTGGTCAAAGTCATGGGTGGCAGCCGCAGGGAGATGACGGAGGGGAAATCAGAGAATGCCCTGGGGCATTCAGTCCCAGGAGTGGGGGCCGGGTTCCTCTGCCCTCCCGTCGTGCCTCGCAGCCCAGCACTGCTGCCATCCGGCCGGTGTGAGGACCACTGGAGCTTGGAGAATGGGCTTCCAAAAGAGATCTGCGGAGTGGGGTACATCCCACCATAAGGGGCTCAAAATATGAGAGACAGAGGGCCCATGTGACCCCCCTGCTGGCAAACCCATGGAAGCCTGCTCTGGAAGCAGTGGTGCCTCCCCGTCCAAGGTGGCCGGGAGACGCCACCCAGACAGGCTCTGATTTCCCCGAGGGTCTGGTCTTCGTGACCCTTGCtgtggagaccagggagatgaaGCCGAGTGAGCCCCTGCCTCCGCCTGCTGCGGGAAAGCTCTGCTTCTTGCTGGTGCTGCCCACGTAGTGACCAGCACTCGTCTCCTGAACGTAACAGGGGCCAAGGGTCCCGAAAGTGGGagtgcccagggcctggctgcTGGAGATTTTAGGGAAGGGCCACTGCAGGGTCAGCAAGGTTGGGGCTGGGTCCTCTTAGGGAGACTAAGAGTAGGGCGTGCTGGCCTTGGGGCAGGGCCCGGGAGGACAGTGCCTCCCTCAGCTGCTCCCTGAGCCCTTCGTGTCCCGCGAAGTGTCagcagcctcctctccctcccacaggAAGCCGAGCTGGAACGCCTGGAACGAGAGTTTGCCATTCAATCCCAGATTACGGAGGCTGCCCGCCGCCTTGCCAGTGACCCCAATGTCAgcaaaaaactgaagaaacaaaggaaaacctcTTATCTGAATGCACTGAAGAAGCTGCAGGAGATTGAAAATGCCATCAATGAGAACCGCATCAAGTCCGGGAAGAAGCCCACGCAGAGGGCTTCCCTGATCATCGCAGGTCCGTGCTAAGCCCGCTCCCCACTGGGGCGTCGGGACCCAGCCCCGGGAGCAGGGCCAGAGCTGGCTCCCTGTGGGATCTGAGCGAGCCATGTAACCACCCTGggccttagctttttttttttgtttgtttttgttttttttataaatccGTAAAGCGAAGCTCGCCAAGGCCTGATACCAAATGAGAGCAACAGAGGGAGGTCGGGTCCACAGAGGAGGGGGATTACACGGTCGGAGTGTCCTGATCACTCCTTAGTGCCCCGTGGAAGAGCCCGCAGCTCTGGGCCGCACACTCTCCCCAGCCCTCACCAGGAGCCAGGCTGAGCTCACCGAGCCAGTTCGGCCTCCCTGGAGTTGCCCAGGCTCTGACCTCCTCAGGGACCCTAACTCCCTGCCCACATCTGGATGGCTGGGGCACGCGGCTAGCCGGCACCCCCACTGAGCCTCTGTCCTCAGACAGAGCTGCTCCAAGGGCCCCTGTCCTAGAGCCAAAGCCGGGGAGGCTGTGGCTGCTCCTCTCTGACTTTCTAGCCCCCCGAACTCAGGTCAGCAGGGGTTAGGAATCTGGGTGATTCTATCTGGTAAACACTAGCAGGAAATAGCCCTGAATCCACCAACACCACCAAGTCCCCCAGCGGCTACAGTCCTCTTTTTCCATGTCTAGCGGACTCCGTACAGTACATGTCAAGTGTTCTTTCGTAGTTGACACATTGAAAAAACTTTGGCTCTAGGAAGACCAAAAGTAGAACAGAGGttccaggggttgggggaggaggagcgggGAGTTAGAATTTGATGGGTATGagttttgtttggaaaaatgaaaaagttcggGAGACGATGGCGGTGCTGGTTTCACAAGAATGCAGATACGCTTAATGCCCCTGAACTGTGCGGCTCACAgcggttaaaatggtaaattttatgttatgtatgttttaccacaattgtatatatgtgcatatatatgtaataataatatctaattcATGAAATATAATTGTGCAACCTTAAAACGTGGGCTTACTAGGGAAGCCACACTGTACTGGAAACTCCCAAGACACCAAAGTCAAGCTTCTGTGTCCCCTAGTTGCTCACAGTCCACCAAGTAACACCAATAAAGTGACTTCCTAGTTgaagagaaccagagagaggCCATAAAAAAATCCTTTCCCTCTAGGAAATTTGGAGTAACTGTCTTTCCCCATCCTGCCCCATTGTCCGTGGCCAAGACTTTGTCCCTTTGTCACCCACTTCTGAACACAGCAGCAGCCAGCCAGCCTCATTGTGGCCCTCAAAGGCCTTCAGGGAGTCGCAGCTCTGTGGGAACACCCAGCATGGTCACCAGAGctgagtttggggtgggggagcctgtCCTTGGCCGGCCACGGAAGAACCAACTTCCCCAGCCTGCCTGGCGAAGTCTGTTCTGTGAGCCCTGCCACCAGAGTCTGTGTTCAGATCTGTGTCTGTCCCCCCAGCACAGGGTCCCACCCAGGtttgcagcctttttttttttttcttaactgttcaagaatatatcttctttattttgctGCATCCTTTAAATACGGTTTCTCCTGCGCTCGAATTAGAGGAATAATTGTAGTTCTCTGTAGTTCCTTAGCCTGGTGTTTTATTTCAAGAGCTAAAACACTAAATGTGGAACTTTCAGAACTGAGACTTCTGGCTCCTTTTTCCAAGAGAGCAGAGCGACTGCAGATAAACCGCTCCTCCCTAGGtggccctcagtttccccagatgtTAGAGAGGAAGGATTATTTGGCTCCCTCTTGGGCGCGTCTTCATGGTTAACTAGTATCCATAAAAATAAgccttagagagagagaagctgtaTTTAGCAGCTTGTTTTCACTACTAATGACTTTAGAGGTTTATGGAGAAGACATTTATGGCCATAAGAGCAAAGCCAAGTTCCTCACCCTGGTTTGGCGTGTGTAGAATAAAGAGCAGTTCTCTTTCTTTGGTCCAGTTGGAACACGCCCTGAGATTGGGCTGGGACAGTGACGCAGCTTAACCAGGCCAGGCGGCCTTTATCCTGGATATTAAGCTACTCAGCACTGCCAGTCCCAGGGAAGCAAGAgcgcagacagacagacagagacactgGGGCACAGTGTAGCGTCAGGAGTGGGGAATGACCCACCCCAGGGACTGTCCAAAGAAATGCCAGCCAGCACTTTTATTGTGTTTCAGGTGATCCTTCTGATCAGAAAGAGGACATGATGGTCCTAAACTCATGATTTTTACAGACAGGGCTCTGTCTGGGGGAATGTGTGAAACTCAGAGACTTTTGCCTTTTGTCTTCGCAGATGGAAATATTGCCAGTGAAGACAGTTCCCTCTCAGACGCCCTTGTGCTAGAGGACGGTAGGTTGTCCGTTTCCTGCTTCAGAACTCGGGCCCAGATTAAACAGGCATTAAGCTGTGTGTCTCCGGGCGCAGCTAGGTGGAAAGGGAAGAGGCAGGCCTGGGTGGCAGGCGGGTGCTCCGTGAGTCCCTCATCCCCGGCGCTCACGCGTGTGGTTGGGAGCAGGTGAGTGCAACGTCCACTCATGTCCGTTGGAACTGGAGTATCTTCTGTGGCCCAGAGGTAGTGGATAAGGAGACAGACCGTGAACAGTGTTCTGGGTTGTGGTTGCCAACACCACATTTGTAACTAAACACTGTGTGCAGCTGCCTTTtgatttttcatcatttttggaGGAACGACATGAACTTTGGCTGGATCACAAGTCAAAGATGGAAACCTACTAGAAAAGCCCGGGGTTGGCAGGAAGAAAACCAGCCCTCCACATCGTCCTGAGAGATAGTGAAGTTGGAAGGGAAGATGTCTCTTTAGATTGCTGGCCAGGCTTTGAAACTGTCTTGCTCTTTTCCTTTGACCTCTGAAAGCCCAGCGGTTATCAGGATATTTTCTTGggaaattcttagaaaaacaGAACTGATCCCCCAGCCCGCTAGCCCACCTCCACCACATGTGGGGGAAGAAAGAATTCCAGGCCCAGGACCATCTTTGAGAGTGTTCCTGTGGGTTTAAACCAACACTTGGCCAGGACttaaatgatatgaaaatatattaagtgGCACTTAATTTGTTTTGCCCTTTAGGGAAACCTCCTGTGGGCAGTGCTAAGAAGCTGTTCACACAGAAAATATATAACGATCTGCCCAATGCAGAGTCGTGGTGATCACTGCGAGGCTGGTAATAGTGCTACTGATGGGGGAGAGGCTGGCAGGTTATTTTCCTGGTGGTCTTGGCCTTGCTGTTAGTGATCAGGTCATAGTATTTTTATTGTCAGCGTCATTACACGGGCGGGGACGAGGCCAGGttgcaggggagcagggagaagcgTTTTGCATGTGGAAGATCCAGCCCTGGTTCTGGCCTCTGGGCTGCAGTCTCTCCAAAGGAGGGAGCACGGACCATTTAGTGAGATTCCGTGGTAAGAGAAGAGTTGGGGGACCTGCCTGTTGTTGTCAGCTAATGTGGATGCCCCATGGGCGATTAGTCTCCAGAACCCCAGGCCCCCTGAGGGGCATTACTGCCTCACCTGGACCCCCACTCCCACTGCAGGCTTGCCCCTTCTAGGGGCTCTTGCCTTTACTGATTTGAGGAGAGGGTACATAATAGAGTCCCAGATCAGGGATGGAAAATTAGGCTATGATTAAGAACACTGGTGGGAGATGGATGGAGCCAAGTGAAAGGTGGTTGGAGTTTCTGAGGTttgcttctgtgtattttttccttcacACTCGCCCCTCTGCCATCACAATGAACCctgaattcttccttcctccctctgctcactgctGCTCCCTCACACCCCCACCATTCTCCACTCTGgatatctccctctccctcaacccctgcCTCATCCCTCTCCCAGCCTTGCCTGCTTTGAACCCTGCTAGCTGACCGGCTCTCAAACATGATTTTCTTTCTGACACATCCATGCTTGCGAAGTTGCAAATTCCCATTCCTCAGTTGGAATCAAGGTCCCCTGTCAGCTGGGGCACCCGGGTCATCTCGGGGGGCACAGCAGGTCAGCTGCCCTCGCCCCTGAAAGGagctccccactctctccctcctcctcctcaccagcCACCGTCCCAGCTGGATGTGGCCCAgggctcttcccttcctcctctctgcccatcCACTGCTGACCTTCCCCTCAGCACATCGGGTGCGATAGATCATGACTCTCCTGAGGGCAGGGAATAGTCTTCCGTTTGGTTAGTATCTGTAGCCTGTCTCCTTCCAGAAGAACCTAAGGCAGGTCTGAGAGGAAAATCTCCAGGCACACATTAAAGGACCATAGCGAtctgaggaaagcagagaggaaacCCAGAGCCACCAACAACAGATCATGACATTCAACATACATACCTTTTCTTctaacaagtatttactgagccgtcagaatacacaaaatacacatcaagtatttattgatgGGTGCCGTCACTCTGGGCACTGAGGTTGTAGAAGTGAACAAAAGAGAACCTCACAGAGCTAAAACTTCTCCAGAGCAAAAGAGATGCTTAGGGTCTGCCGAGAAACAACTTGACGATATAATCAGGACCCCATTCTGCTGTTCATGATGAAGCCATCATTCGCGGTGGGTCTTAATGGAATTTGGGCCTCACTCGGTCTGTCGGTAACACAAGAAGTCAAGCTCCTCTCCCCGCCCAGTGCTGCTTGAAGTGtcggtttggtttgttttgtttggactGGTCTTGGCAAGTGGGGAAGCCGTGGGGTGCTCTCACCGAGCGCACCCTGTCTGCGGGGCAGGGGAGGATGTGGGCGGGGGTGGCGGGTCTGTCAGGGTTGGCGGGAGGGACCCTTGCTCAGTtcgtctctctccatctctgcgcAGAAGACTCTCAGGTCACCAGCACACTGTCCCCCTTACAGTCTCCTCACAAGGGACTCCCTCCTCGGCCACCGTCACACAACAGGcccccccctccccagtccctggaGGGACTCCGGCAGATGCACTATCACCGCAACGACTATGACAAGTCCCCCATAAAACCCAAAATGTGGAGCGAGTCCTCTTTGGATGAGCCTTACGAGAAGGTCAAGAAACGCTCCTCCCACGGCCATTCCAGGTGAGCAGGGTCCGGGAggccacagaaaaaaaaaaaaaaaaaagcaaaggctgTCCTAACCAGCATCCACCAGTCACAGAATCCCCTCGGGGCCATGGCCTCCCTCCCGGGACGCCCTGTGCTGTGCTCACAGCGCCCTCTGCTGCTGACCCTGTTGAGGTGCAGCTCCGTCCCCACAAGGAAAGGGGGGGCGTCTGGGCTCACAGCTGGCGTGTTGGCACAGGGCTAGAAGGTTGTGTGATGACGCGGGAGGTAACGAGGAAGTCTGGGGCGGTACTACTCGGCATGGCAAGTGAGATGCCACTCGTAGGAATCCCAAAGTGGCTCAGAATCCAGCACCATCGTCCAACAGGATTCTGGAACCGGACAGCTGTGGTCTTAGCTGTATGTTATCAGCTCATTACTCAGCTGAGATTGCAGAGAGGGGTTATTGGAAGGCATTTTTGgtccatttctctgtttttctcatttcctttaatTACGCCCTTTAAAGCTCCCAGTGGCTGTCCAGACAGGTAAATATTTGTCGGCTGGAAAACAGAAACTTGGTTGAGGGCAGGGACGACACAGAACAAGGCTGATGAGGGTGTTTGTCTCACACCACCATGGGGATCAGGGATGGGGACCCCCACCCACTTCTGGGGTGATGGCTGAGTACCACAATCAGAATCCAAGCGAGAGCTGGGGCGGTCCTGGGCCAGCTTTCCCGACACCAGAGCTGATGTCCGCAGCTAGGTGGCCCCCTGGGAAGAGGGCCAGTTGTGTCTTGGCAGTGACCGGCCTGGTGTCCTCTGGTTTGCAGCAGCCACAAGCGCTTTCCCAGCACAGGGAGCTGTGCCGAAGCCGGCGGGGGCAGCAGCTCCCTGCAGAACAGCCCCATCCGCAGCCTCCCCCACTGGAACTCGCAGTCCAGCATGCCATCCACGCCGGACCTCCGGGTCCGGAGTCCCCACTATGTTCATTCCACGAGGTGAGTGTATCAGGCTTCAGGGCCACTTCCCTCCCTAGAGCAGGTCTCCCTGGCCCCAAACTGGCCCAAAGAATGGTGAACTGGGGAGGCCTGAACCAGTGAGGGAGGTTCCTGTAAAGCGAGGCAGGATGAAGATCCGAGCAGGCGGCCAGCCCATGTTAGCTACGAGACCTGTTCTTATCCCAGTTACATTCAGTGGCACCAGGAGTAGCCTGGAGAACCCCAGGCTTTTAGAGCCAGTGGGCATggagcttttctctctttttttttaatatttgtttaaaatttgtttgagCAATATCTACCCCAAATGTGGGGTAGAACCAAAGCCATCGTTCCATTTTATCAAAGCCTGACTGCCCAGGACTGTGGCGCAAAGGATGGATTTATACAGGATAAGATTGAGCTGTCCAGGCAAGATTGTCTCCTTCATCCtttcatgcaacaaatatttaccaggtGCCTTTATGTACCAGGTACCCCCATAGGGGTTAGAGCAGTGACAAAACAGACCACACTCCAGCTCTCACTGGAGTGACATTTTAGCACTGGGGagtcacaagaaagaaaaatatatgtcaaGTGGTGAtaagcacaaagaagaaaagggaacaggGAAGGAGTCTGCGCAATGGAAAGAGAGTCTCTGTTAAGTGAAAGCATCAGGGACAGGCAAGTTCTCTTTaataaggtgacatttgagcagagacctgaatggaTGGGGTAGCAAGTTCTGAGGCCATCTCGGGGACTGGTCAAAGCCCCAGAGGCAGGCCTGCTCTTGGCACATTCCCAGGAGGCCAGTTTGCCCAGAGCAGGTGATGGAGAGGGTGGGaccagagaggaaactgaggaccGAGTCCGGAGGGCCCCTTGCCAGGGACTTCAGGTTCTACCCTGAGTGACAGAGCAGGaactcccctctccctggccagTGGGGCCACCCTGAGTCTCACACGTGTCCTAGCATTGGCCACCCCTGCAACAGAGGTGGGTGCTTGGAGTGTGGGCACAAAAGAAGAGCGGGCACTATAGACAAGGTAGTGGCAGGGTAAGTGTTGGCACCAGGCATTCCGAAGTGCTCATGTGCCCGCAGCCTTCCGTCGTCGTTTCAGGGGAACGGAAATCCATTTCTGTTGGTTTCATACTAGTATTTGCTTGAAGCCTGTGaagagcctgctgtgggactctTGTTTGATCTACAAAAAGTGGGCGTTTCAGATGATTGAACATAATACTAGAATAGGGATTCTCTTGGTTCTCTTTGTATCTATAGAAGCCCtttccacaatttaaaaaagaaaaaaagaaaagaaaacaaacaggccAGGCTACTGGCGTATTTTTTCAAAGGACACCCTTCCGTGGGTGCTGGCTCCTGTCCCAGGCCCCCTGGGGACTCAGGCATCGCAGGCGAGGGGGGGCTGGCCTCCAGGGATCTGCTGTCTCCTCCGGCCCCTGCTTTCACCTGTCGAGGGCAGGGAGAGCCCTGACTCCCAGGGtggccctgcttctcccctgtctGCTAGATGGCAGCTCTGGGCTGGGCGTTCTGCCCTTTCCCAGGTCCGAGGATGGCAGAGCCCGCTCCCCGCTCTCCGTCCCCCTCCCTCgggcccccacccacccacccaggcgCCATCTCCCCGCAGGTCAGTGGACCTCAGCCCCACGCGGCTGCACAGCCTCGCCCTGCACTTTAGGCACCGGAGCTCCAGCTTGGAGTCCCAGGGCAAGCTCCTGGGCTCGGAGAACGACACGGGGAGCCCCGACTTCTACACCCCACGGACTCGTAGCAGCAACGGCTCCGACCCCATGGACGACTGCTCCTCCTGCACCAGCCACTCGAGCTCGGAGCACTACTACCCGGCGCAGATGAACGCCAACTACTCCACGCTGGCCGAGGACTCGCCGTCCAAGGCGCGCGCGCGGCAGCGGCAGCGACAGCGGGCGGCGGGCGCGCTGGGCGCGGCGAACTCGGGCAGCATGCCCAACCTGGCGGCGCGCGGCGGCGGCGCGCACGGCGTCTACCTGCACAGCCAGAGCCAGCCGAGCTCGCAGTACCGCATCAAGGAGTACCCGCTGTACATCGAGGGCAGCGCCACGCCCGTGGTGGTGCGCAGCCTGGAGAGCGACCAGGAGGGCCACTACAGCGTCAAGGCGCAGTTCAAGACCTCCAACTCGTACACGGCGGGCGGCCTGTTCAGGGAGAGCTGGCGCGGCGGCGACGAGGGCGATGCGGGCCGCCTGACGCCGTCGCGCTCGCAGATCCTGCGGACTCCGTCGCTGGGCCGCGAGGGTGCCCACGACAAGGGCGCGGGCCGCGCCGCCGTGTCGGACGAGCTGCGCCAGTGGTACCAGCGCTCCACGGCCTCACACAAGGAGCACAGCCGCCTGTCGCACACCAGCTCCACGTCCTCGGACAGCGGCTCCCAGTACAGCACCTCCTCCCAGAGCACCTTCGTGGCGCACAGCAGGGTCACCAGGATGCCCCAGATGTGCAAGGCCACGTCAGGTgaggtggcggggcgggggggggggggctggcacATGCGTCCTCacgcggggtgggggtgggtggagtcAGCGGCTTGTTTCCGGGGCCTTCTGGTTTGCTCAGAGTATCGTGAGTTCTAGAAACCTTGGCGTCAGACAGTTGAGACTGGAGGCCTTCCGGGGGAGCCCCCCTCCTTCACGCCCGCGATGCCAGCCCCGGTTTTGCAGGGGCGATAGATCTCAGGGAACATAGGGGCAGTGCTGGGCTAACTGGCTCCCACTTCGGCTTCCGAGGTGGCGGGTGCAAACCGTCCCTCCAGCCACTTCCTGTAGGGACAGCCAGAGAAGCTCTGTGCAGACAGGTCTCAGGCTTTATCCAGTGCAAGGTGCACCTTCACCCTGGTTGAAGAGACACTAGTTAGAGACCCGAGGGGCCCCTTCCAGAGGACGCTGGTGCTGGGCTTCGgcgccagggccctgggattcaGGGGGTGTTCCCTGGATGGGGACAGCTCGAGTGCCAGAACTCTGGAGATCCCCTCTCCGTGATGTTAGGAACGGACCGGAGGAATTTTTGTAGTATCAAGATGATACTACATCTTAAAAACTTTCCTAACCTAATTAAGAGCTACTTTCTATCCTTGTACTAAGTACTGGGCAGGGCCAGAGTGAACACCATCACCGCTGGCTTCAGAAGCTACTttctcttcccagcccctccctgggaaACAACAGTGGTGACAGCGGCCGTCAGTGCTCAGCAGTGAGGGGCAGGGCTCTCAGCACACAcacagggcagggaggtgggggcatGGCCGGGAGGCTCTGCTCAGACTGACcatagggaaagaaaaggaaggaggttgAGACatagtaaaatgattttttaaaaatggaagaataaaatgagagTGAGTAGTCAACAGAAGGAACTCCAAGTCAGGATCTGCTTGTGACGGGAGTTAGATGAGGGTAATCGGGGGAAGGATAGAAAAGGGGGTTCACCTTTGGGGAACAGGAGGGGATTCTTGGGACCTGGAATGAGTGGGACAAAGAGGAAGGACGGGCCACCAGCCTGGGTGCACCAGGGCTCACAGCTCCTGCCTTCTGTCCCCGTTGACTCATTCATTATGGCCCATCGACCAAATGACAAGTTCCAGAGATGAGAATAGAAGTGATTCAGGCAACCATGAGAGAACCATGGTCCTCGCCCCTCTCCATGTTCCTCCATCTGTTATGGAAGCCCGGCGAAATGTGCCTTGGACCCTCCAGGTGGATTTTGAGAAGGAGCAAATGAATGCATTACACATTACCATTCAAAGAGCACGAGCCTCTGGAATGGCGTTAGCAGCTGCCCGCTGATGGGAACAGCGGTTTCTGTTCTGTCAAAACGGTAGCGCTCGCCCGGTAGATTGGCTTCCTAGACAGAGATTCGGTAGCTCTCCGGGAGCGTATGGTAGGTGACAGTTCAAAGCAGCTGTCCCTGAGGGTTACTGATGAGAAAGATTCCGTTCCCGGGAAGGCAGAGGATGCGTTCCAGGAGG
Proteins encoded in this window:
- the FRMD4A gene encoding FERM domain-containing protein 4A isoform X8, with product MTEGRRCQVHLLDDRKLELLVQPKLLAKELLDLVASHFNLKEKEYFGIAFTDETGHLNWLQLDRRVLEHDFPKKSGPVVLYFCVRFYIESISYLKDNATIELFFLNAKSCIYKELIDVDSEVVFELASYILQEAKGDFSSNEVVRSDLKKLPALPTQALKEHPSLAYCEDRVIEHYKKLNGQTRGQAIVNYMSIVESLPTYGVHYYAVKDKQGIPWWLGLSYKGIFQYDYHDKVKPRKIFQWRQLENLYFREKKFSVEVHDPRRASVTRRTFGHSGIAVHTWYACPALIKSIWAMAISQHQFYLDRKQSKSKIHAARSLSEIAIDLTETGTLKTSKLANMGSKGKIISGSSGSLLSSGSQESDSSQSAKKDMLAALKSRQEALEETLRQRLEELKKLCLREAELTGKLPVEYPLDPGEEPPIVRRRIGTAFKLDEQKILPKGEEAELERLEREFAIQSQITEAARRLASDPNVSKKLKKQRKTSYLNALKKLQEIENAINENRIKSGKKPTQRASLIIADGNIASEDSSLSDALVLEDEDSQVTSTLSPLQSPHKGLPPRPPSHNRPPPPQSLEGLRQMHYHRNDYDKSPIKPKMWSESSLDEPYEKVKKRSSHGHSSSHKRFPSTGSCAEAGGGSSSLQNSPIRSLPHWNSQSSMPSTPDLRVRSPHYVHSTRSVDLSPTRLHSLALHFRHRSSSLESQGKLLGSENDTGSPDFYTPRTRSSNGSDPMDDCSSCTSHSSSEHYYPAQMNANYSTLAEDSPSKARARQRQRQRAAGALGAANSGSMPNLAARGGGAHGVYLHSQSQPSSQYRIKEYPLYIEGSATPVVVRSLESDQEGHYSVKAQFKTSNSYTAGGLFRESWRGGDEGDAGRLTPSRSQILRTPSLGREGAHDKGAGRAAVSDELRQWYQRSTASHKEHSRLSHTSSTSSDSGSQYSTSSQSTFVAHSRVTRMPQMCKATSAALPQSQRSSTPSSEIGATPPSSPHHILTWQTGSCTDRCFLDSSLYPELADVQWYGQEKAKPGTLV